One region of Pyramidobacter sp. YE332 genomic DNA includes:
- a CDS encoding Crp/Fnr family transcriptional regulator encodes MNYEALAQCPLFAGIAADRLERAVAALSPRQAEYERDQTILLQGEAPRGLGILLSGAALIVKEDYWGVRTVVAALAPGDLFAEAFSCAGVAEMPVGVVAAEKSRALFGDPARLLEGGAPDREGRQILDNLMHILARKNLLLLQRLAVISRRTLRDKILTYLSYCAQEAEARSFRIPLDRQGLADYLAADRSALSAELSRMQKEGLIAFRKNSFELKKRFEIAEE; translated from the coding sequence ATGAACTACGAAGCGCTCGCTCAGTGTCCGCTGTTCGCCGGGATCGCCGCGGACCGTCTGGAACGCGCCGTGGCGGCTCTGTCGCCGCGCCAGGCGGAATACGAAAGGGATCAGACCATCCTGCTTCAGGGGGAAGCGCCGCGCGGGCTCGGCATCCTGCTGTCGGGAGCCGCTCTGATCGTGAAGGAAGACTATTGGGGCGTGCGCACCGTGGTCGCAGCGCTGGCCCCCGGCGATCTTTTCGCCGAAGCGTTCTCCTGCGCCGGCGTCGCGGAAATGCCCGTCGGCGTCGTCGCCGCGGAAAAATCCCGCGCGCTCTTCGGCGATCCGGCCAGATTGCTGGAGGGAGGCGCGCCCGACCGCGAGGGGCGGCAGATCCTCGACAATCTCATGCACATCCTGGCGCGGAAAAATCTGCTGTTGCTGCAGCGCCTCGCCGTGATCTCGCGACGCACGCTCCGCGACAAGATCCTGACTTACCTGTCGTACTGCGCGCAGGAAGCGGAAGCGCGAAGTTTCCGCATCCCGCTCGACCGGCAGGGGCTGGCCGACTATCTGGCGGCGGACCGCAGCGCGCTCTCGGCGGAGCTGTCGAGGATGCAGAAGGAAGGGCTGATCGCCTTCCGCAAAAATTCCTTCGAGCTCAAAAAGCGCTTCGAGATCGCGGAGGAATGA
- a CDS encoding gamma-glutamyl-gamma-aminobutyrate hydrolase family protein, whose translation MAERTLIAVACNLDCPGTTPIVGVYNSYTGALTEAGGAPFVVPDSTDEALLAQYLDMAGGLFVPGGIDVWPMLYGQGPDAKLGRLDPGLDLYQIALIKLARARRMPVFGVCRGVQIMNVALGGTLIQHLGNDPVRFGHQQNMPGCWPSHEATAEKGSLVGALFGEKFSVNSFHHQALDALAPGFRATAWAPDGVIEAFEAEDGSFCMGVQWHPERMIHDFPADLNLFRRFVEEAAKYRAVRRRANGNEN comes from the coding sequence GTGGCGGAAAGAACGCTCATTGCGGTCGCGTGCAATCTTGATTGTCCGGGGACGACGCCCATCGTCGGCGTGTACAATTCCTACACGGGAGCGCTGACGGAGGCGGGCGGCGCGCCGTTCGTCGTGCCGGACTCGACGGACGAGGCGCTGCTGGCGCAGTATCTGGACATGGCCGGCGGGCTTTTCGTGCCCGGCGGCATCGACGTCTGGCCGATGCTGTACGGTCAGGGGCCGGACGCCAAGCTGGGGCGGCTCGATCCCGGGCTCGACCTCTATCAGATCGCGCTGATCAAGCTGGCCCGCGCGCGGCGGATGCCGGTTTTCGGCGTGTGCCGCGGCGTTCAGATCATGAACGTGGCCCTCGGCGGCACGCTGATCCAGCACCTCGGCAACGACCCGGTCAGATTCGGCCACCAGCAGAACATGCCCGGCTGCTGGCCCAGCCACGAGGCGACGGCCGAAAAAGGCTCGCTGGTTGGCGCTCTTTTCGGCGAAAAATTTTCCGTCAACAGCTTCCATCATCAAGCGCTGGACGCCCTCGCGCCGGGATTCAGGGCCACCGCCTGGGCGCCCGACGGCGTGATCGAAGCGTTCGAGGCGGAGGACGGCTCGTTCTGCATGGGCGTGCAGTGGCACCCCGAGCGCATGATCCACGATTTCCCCGCCGACCTGAACCTCTTCCGGCGCTTCGTGGAGGAGGCGGCCAAATACCGCGCCGTCCGCCGCCGGGCGAATGGGAACGAAAACTGA
- a CDS encoding thioesterase family protein: protein MEAKGEKRSYTFRVRYAETDQMGIAHHSNYFVWFEAGRSDYCRDLGVPYPEWERHGVFLPVVEARCRYKSPLRYDELATLEVFPVECGAAAMTFGYHLRHADGRLAAEGWTKHAFADAEGRLIRGGNEFIERLKSAIFSA, encoded by the coding sequence ATGGAAGCCAAAGGTGAAAAACGGTCTTACACGTTTCGCGTGCGTTACGCCGAGACCGACCAGATGGGCATCGCCCATCACAGCAACTATTTCGTCTGGTTCGAGGCGGGGCGCTCCGATTACTGCCGCGACCTCGGCGTGCCCTATCCCGAATGGGAGCGGCACGGCGTTTTTCTGCCGGTCGTCGAGGCGCGCTGCCGCTACAAATCGCCGCTGCGCTACGACGAGCTGGCGACGCTGGAAGTCTTTCCCGTCGAGTGCGGCGCCGCGGCCATGACCTTCGGCTATCATCTGCGCCACGCCGACGGGCGGCTGGCCGCCGAGGGCTGGACGAAGCACGCCTTCGCCGATGCCGAGGGCAGGCTGATCCGCGGCGGGAACGAGTTCATCGAGCGGCTGAAGAGCGCGATCTTTTCCGCCTGA
- a CDS encoding DUF1294 domain-containing protein, with protein MVKWVVLAFLAVMNLGAFAAYGIDKKIAERNGLRDDDADARRISEKALFLWALCGGSLGALLGMKVWRHKTKHWHFVWGVPAVLIAQLALGVWLIWKF; from the coding sequence ATGGTGAAATGGGTTGTACTGGCGTTTCTGGCCGTCATGAACCTGGGCGCGTTCGCGGCCTACGGCATCGACAAGAAGATCGCCGAGCGCAACGGCCTGCGCGACGACGACGCGGACGCGCGCCGCATCAGCGAAAAAGCCCTGTTCCTGTGGGCGTTGTGCGGCGGCTCGCTGGGCGCGCTGCTGGGCATGAAAGTCTGGCGGCACAAGACCAAGCACTGGCACTTCGTGTGGGGCGTTCCCGCGGTCCTGATCGCCCAGCTGGCGCTGGGCGTGTGGCTGATCTGGAAATTCTAG
- the ybaK gene encoding Cys-tRNA(Pro) deacylase, with translation MRRHEDIARVTPCSCGFSPEGANASFHRAGEFPCAAGWCMMGREVIEVAKTPKTNAVREAERLRISVLVIEYEADESDLSAAHAAASCGVPLERIYKTLVLRGDGRAKELLAAVIPGAMELDLKKLAALSGYDKVELIHVKELFGLTGYVRGGCSPLGMKKKLPTFLDESALRHERIAVSAGRRGLQMELDPRDLQRAAGATIGAISREAAKEEEKTW, from the coding sequence ATGCGCCGACACGAAGACATTGCCAGAGTGACGCCCTGTTCCTGCGGCTTTTCTCCTGAAGGGGCGAACGCGTCGTTTCATCGGGCGGGGGAGTTCCCGTGCGCCGCGGGATGGTGTATGATGGGGCGCGAGGTGATCGAAGTGGCGAAAACGCCGAAGACGAACGCCGTCCGCGAGGCGGAGCGGCTGCGCATCTCCGTGCTCGTGATCGAGTACGAAGCCGACGAGAGCGACCTCAGCGCCGCTCACGCCGCGGCCAGCTGCGGGGTGCCGCTGGAACGCATCTACAAGACGCTGGTGCTGCGGGGCGACGGGCGCGCCAAAGAGCTGCTCGCGGCCGTGATCCCCGGCGCGATGGAGCTGGATCTGAAAAAGCTGGCGGCGCTGTCGGGATACGATAAAGTGGAGTTGATCCACGTGAAGGAGCTTTTCGGGCTGACGGGCTATGTCCGCGGCGGCTGCTCGCCGTTGGGCATGAAAAAAAAGCTGCCCACGTTCCTCGACGAGTCGGCGCTGCGGCACGAACGCATCGCCGTCAGCGCGGGACGGCGCGGCCTGCAGATGGAACTTGATCCCCGCGATTTACAGAGAGCCGCCGGCGCGACGATCGGCGCGATCTCGCGCGAAGCGGCGAAAGAAGAGGAGAAAACATGGTGA
- a CDS encoding metalloregulator ArsR/SmtB family transcription factor — translation MAFDDDERVTAGPSAVRERAVEAVRRALPDEEKLRKLAEFFKIFGDPTRMRILCALKASELCVYDLTRLMGVSQPAVSHQLGLLRAAHAVRARREGKTVYYSLDDEHVSALLRVGLEHIGHRFSGGR, via the coding sequence GTGGCCTTTGACGATGACGAACGAGTGACTGCCGGCCCGTCCGCGGTCCGTGAGCGGGCGGTCGAAGCGGTGCGCCGGGCGCTGCCCGACGAAGAGAAGCTGCGGAAACTGGCGGAATTCTTCAAAATTTTCGGCGACCCGACGCGGATGCGCATCCTCTGCGCGCTGAAAGCGTCGGAACTGTGCGTTTACGACCTGACCCGCCTGATGGGCGTCTCTCAGCCGGCGGTCTCGCATCAGCTGGGGCTGCTGCGCGCGGCTCATGCGGTACGGGCGCGGCGCGAGGGCAAGACGGTTTATTACTCGCTCGACGACGAGCACGTCAGCGCGCTGCTCCGCGTCGGCCTCGAACACATCGGCCATCGTTTCTCCGGCGGCCGCTGA
- a CDS encoding efflux RND transporter periplasmic adaptor subunit — MKTRTPFIKTFAAIAALSLLAAPTAAEEPPLPVKTLFLGSARSHPQRHYYGTVQGSQRVNLSFRVPGPLMEFPVEMGSRVAKGDLIGRIDPRDFRTRLSDAQSRLSQTQARYGEALNNFRRYDELYKKQSVSQAQYDRYKTALDVARSALKTAEASVAAAQDALADTELRAPFGGVIVARMAENFQDVQAKQPVASLQNLDTVEIVIRVSEEDIANIAVADEKNRMFRLSEKVSLDLEATLDELPGQSFRVAFKEVGAQSDPRTQTYPVTVTMPQPKSARILPGMAVNVTASLIGGETGDPNFYVPLEAVVGDVSGRTWVWRCGRGGNIARIPVTLGDFRGSRIQITGELAPGDQIVTVGARGLREGRKVRVVD; from the coding sequence ATGAAAACGAGGACGCCCTTCATCAAAACGTTTGCGGCGATCGCCGCGCTGAGTCTCCTTGCCGCTCCGACCGCCGCGGAGGAGCCGCCGCTTCCCGTGAAGACGCTGTTTCTCGGCTCGGCCCGCTCGCATCCCCAGCGCCATTATTACGGCACCGTCCAGGGCTCGCAGCGCGTGAACCTGTCGTTCCGCGTGCCGGGGCCGCTGATGGAGTTTCCCGTCGAGATGGGCTCGCGCGTCGCGAAGGGCGATCTGATCGGCCGCATCGACCCGCGCGACTTCCGCACGCGCCTCAGCGACGCCCAAAGCCGGCTTTCTCAAACGCAGGCGCGCTACGGCGAAGCGCTGAACAACTTCAGGCGCTACGACGAACTTTACAAAAAACAGTCCGTCTCTCAGGCCCAGTACGATCGTTACAAGACGGCGCTGGACGTGGCGCGTTCGGCGCTGAAAACGGCGGAAGCGAGCGTCGCCGCCGCGCAGGACGCGCTCGCCGACACGGAGCTGCGCGCCCCGTTTGGCGGCGTGATCGTGGCCCGCATGGCGGAAAACTTTCAGGACGTGCAGGCCAAGCAGCCCGTAGCCAGCCTGCAGAACCTCGACACGGTCGAGATCGTGATCCGCGTCTCCGAAGAAGACATCGCCAACATCGCCGTCGCCGACGAAAAAAACAGGATGTTCCGCCTTTCCGAAAAAGTCAGCCTCGACCTGGAAGCCACGCTCGACGAACTGCCCGGGCAGTCGTTCCGCGTCGCCTTCAAGGAAGTGGGCGCGCAGTCCGACCCGCGCACGCAGACTTATCCGGTCACCGTCACCATGCCGCAGCCGAAGAGCGCCCGCATCCTGCCGGGCATGGCGGTGAACGTCACGGCCAGCCTGATCGGCGGGGAAACGGGCGATCCGAACTTCTACGTTCCGCTCGAGGCGGTCGTGGGCGACGTGTCGGGGCGCACATGGGTCTGGCGCTGCGGGCGCGGCGGCAACATCGCCCGCATTCCCGTGACGCTGGGCGATTTTCGCGGCAGCCGCATCCAGATCACCGGCGAACTCGCGCCCGGCGATCAGATCGTCACCGTCGGCGCGCGCGGCCTGCGCGAAGGGCGAAAAGTCCGCGTCGTCGACTGA
- a CDS encoding nitronate monooxygenase family protein yields the protein MVLDKLPTLKIGRYTPRFPIIQGGMGVLISGPSLSGAVAAEGGIGTLATVGIGMATMTCNVDNFFKKNVEALKDFVAKAREKAKGGILAANCMCALQDYEQQVRAVCEAGIDIIISGAGLPLKLPELTKDFPNVALVPIVSSLKAASIIVRRWVKNYGRTPDAFVVETPNAAGGHLGAAKIEQVDDKELSLETVIPQLVNWLKEIKLNIPVIAAGGIFDRTEMLHAFELGASGVQMGTRFAASAEGDASDVFKQAYVDAKPEDVVLINSPCGLPGRALRSPMVERYLRHEDRQDPCIANCLAHCVYRATHKTFCIARALIQALQGNWEEGLFFCGTNVWRVNKIQTVREIFSDLFGGDERGNKSCRQDTAPDSR from the coding sequence ATGGTTCTCGATAAACTGCCAACTTTGAAGATCGGCCGGTACACGCCGCGCTTCCCCATCATCCAGGGCGGCATGGGCGTCCTCATTTCGGGGCCCAGCCTCAGCGGCGCCGTCGCGGCCGAAGGCGGCATCGGCACGTTGGCCACCGTCGGCATCGGCATGGCGACCATGACCTGCAACGTGGACAATTTTTTCAAGAAGAACGTGGAAGCCCTCAAGGATTTCGTCGCCAAGGCCCGCGAAAAGGCGAAAGGCGGCATCCTCGCCGCCAACTGCATGTGCGCGCTTCAGGATTACGAGCAGCAGGTGCGCGCCGTCTGCGAAGCCGGCATCGACATCATCATCTCCGGCGCCGGGCTGCCCCTCAAGCTGCCCGAGCTGACCAAGGATTTCCCCAACGTGGCGCTCGTACCGATCGTCAGCAGCCTCAAGGCCGCCTCGATCATCGTGCGGCGCTGGGTGAAGAACTACGGGCGCACGCCCGACGCCTTCGTCGTGGAAACGCCCAACGCCGCGGGCGGGCATCTGGGCGCCGCCAAGATCGAACAGGTCGACGACAAGGAGCTTTCGCTCGAGACGGTGATCCCGCAGCTCGTGAACTGGCTGAAAGAGATCAAGCTCAACATTCCCGTCATCGCCGCGGGCGGCATCTTCGACCGCACCGAGATGCTGCACGCTTTCGAACTGGGCGCCAGCGGCGTGCAGATGGGCACGCGCTTTGCCGCCAGCGCCGAGGGCGACGCCTCCGACGTCTTCAAACAGGCTTACGTCGACGCCAAGCCCGAGGACGTGGTGCTGATCAACAGCCCCTGCGGGCTGCCCGGCCGGGCGCTGCGCAGCCCGATGGTGGAGCGCTATCTCCGTCACGAGGACCGCCAGGACCCCTGCATCGCAAACTGCCTGGCGCACTGCGTCTACCGCGCCACGCACAAGACGTTCTGCATCGCCCGCGCCCTGATCCAGGCGCTCCAGGGCAACTGGGAGGAAGGGCTCTTCTTCTGCGGCACCAACGTGTGGCGCGTCAACAAGATCCAGACCGTGAGAGAGATCTTCAGCGATCTCTTCGGCGGCGATGAGCGGGGAAACAAAAGCTGCCGCCAGGATACTGCCCCTGATTCTCGATAG
- a CDS encoding bifunctional UDP-sugar hydrolase/5'-nucleotidase, with translation MEKSRKYLFGGLAALTAAFVLLLVAGRGQDVKVKAEPRDAVVLYTNDIHCGIDGYAKLAAYRRQMIEAGYETAVVDAGDFIQGEMAGSLTKGADIVALMNAVPYDLAVPGNHEFDYGTANFLALVQKLAAFPVLSANFEDLRTHKPVLPPCKILTLGGRQVAFVGVCTPSTYTSSTPRYFEDENGRQIYGFGEKDFVAKVQAAVDRARKEGAEIVILLAHLGINGINEGWRSIDVIARTRGIDAVIDGHSHEAFAGEVYKNADGKDVRYSQTGSKFMFFGKMTLAKDGSIRTELLHPGDVDEKKSEASQKAYADVQSLIDRCHEKVAYLNEKLGVAEVPLAIDDPRTGTRRVRLGECSMGDFVADAYRAVLGAQIAVVNGGGVRASVDGPDVTRLGLMNVNPWNNPTCVVEMPGQTLLDLLEFSCRHLPDEENGGFLQVSGLSFEVEPSLKSPVKIDDKGVFAGVDETVPRRVRNVRVGGGPLRPEAAYTVASSKYVLLEGGDGNGALAGVKVLKAEGLPTDAECLVKYFTEDLHGKVKMEKYGNPLGSGRITIVE, from the coding sequence ATGGAAAAGTCACGGAAGTATTTGTTCGGCGGTTTAGCGGCGCTGACGGCCGCCTTCGTGCTGTTGCTTGTGGCCGGACGCGGCCAGGACGTCAAGGTCAAGGCGGAGCCGCGGGACGCCGTCGTGCTTTACACGAACGACATCCATTGCGGCATCGACGGTTACGCGAAGCTGGCGGCCTATCGCCGGCAGATGATCGAGGCCGGTTACGAGACGGCCGTCGTCGACGCCGGCGACTTCATTCAGGGCGAGATGGCCGGTTCGCTGACCAAGGGCGCCGACATCGTTGCGCTGATGAACGCCGTTCCCTACGATCTGGCGGTGCCGGGCAATCATGAATTCGACTACGGCACGGCGAACTTCCTCGCGCTCGTGCAGAAGTTGGCCGCGTTCCCCGTGCTGAGCGCCAACTTCGAGGACCTGCGCACGCACAAGCCGGTGCTGCCGCCCTGCAAGATCCTGACGCTGGGCGGTCGCCAGGTCGCCTTCGTCGGCGTCTGCACGCCTTCGACCTATACCTCGTCGACGCCCAGATACTTCGAAGACGAAAACGGCCGGCAGATCTACGGCTTCGGCGAAAAGGACTTCGTCGCCAAAGTCCAGGCGGCCGTGGATCGCGCGCGCAAAGAGGGCGCCGAGATCGTGATCCTGCTGGCGCACCTTGGCATCAACGGCATCAACGAAGGCTGGCGCTCCATCGACGTGATCGCCCGGACCCGCGGCATCGACGCCGTGATCGACGGCCATTCCCACGAGGCTTTCGCCGGCGAAGTCTACAAGAATGCCGACGGCAAGGACGTGCGTTACAGCCAGACGGGCAGCAAGTTCATGTTCTTCGGCAAGATGACGTTGGCCAAAGACGGCTCCATCCGCACCGAGCTGCTTCATCCCGGCGACGTCGACGAGAAAAAGAGCGAGGCGTCGCAGAAAGCGTACGCCGACGTGCAGTCCCTGATCGACCGGTGTCACGAAAAAGTGGCCTATCTGAACGAAAAGCTCGGCGTCGCCGAAGTGCCGCTGGCGATCGACGACCCCCGCACCGGCACGCGCCGCGTGCGCCTGGGCGAGTGCAGCATGGGCGATTTCGTGGCCGACGCCTACCGCGCCGTGCTCGGCGCCCAGATCGCCGTCGTCAACGGCGGCGGCGTGCGCGCTTCCGTCGACGGCCCCGACGTGACCCGCCTCGGCCTGATGAACGTCAATCCCTGGAACAATCCGACCTGCGTCGTCGAGATGCCGGGACAGACCCTGCTCGACCTGCTCGAGTTCAGCTGCCGCCATCTGCCCGATGAGGAGAACGGCGGATTTCTGCAGGTTTCCGGCTTGAGTTTCGAGGTCGAGCCGTCCCTGAAGAGCCCCGTCAAAATTGACGACAAGGGCGTCTTCGCGGGCGTCGACGAGACGGTGCCGCGCCGCGTGCGCAACGTGCGCGTGGGCGGCGGGCCGCTGCGCCCCGAGGCGGCCTACACCGTGGCCAGTTCGAAATACGTGCTGCTCGAAGGCGGCGACGGCAACGGCGCGCTTGCGGGCGTCAAAGTCCTGAAGGCCGAGGGCCTGCCCACCGACGCCGAGTGCCTGGTCAAATATTTTACCGAGGATCTGCATGGCAAGGTGAAGATGGAGAAGTACGGCAATCCGCTTGGCAGCGGCCGGATCACGATCGTCGAATAG